A stretch of the Candidatus Denitrolinea symbiosum genome encodes the following:
- a CDS encoding MogA/MoaB family molybdenum cofactor biosynthesis protein, protein MTLRFGILTVSDRAARGERADLSGPALADFIRARGWNVSRADVVPDDRALIASTLTDWCARGDLDILLTAGGTGFAPRDVTPEATGDVIEREAPGLAEAIRAESLKITPHAMLSRGRAGIRGRTLIINLPGSPKGAVESLLAVAEALEHAVQLLREDGNAEAGHTRQEQ, encoded by the coding sequence ATGACGCTCCGTTTTGGAATTCTCACTGTCTCTGACCGCGCCGCGCGCGGCGAACGCGCCGACCTGAGCGGACCCGCCCTCGCGGATTTCATCCGCGCCCGCGGCTGGAACGTCTCTCGCGCGGACGTTGTGCCGGACGACCGCGCCCTCATCGCTTCCACGCTGACGGACTGGTGCGCCCGCGGCGACCTCGACATCCTCCTCACCGCCGGCGGGACGGGCTTCGCCCCGCGCGACGTCACCCCCGAAGCCACCGGCGACGTGATCGAGCGCGAAGCCCCGGGCCTCGCCGAGGCCATCCGCGCCGAATCGCTGAAGATCACTCCCCACGCCATGCTCTCGCGCGGGCGGGCGGGCATCCGCGGCCGGACGCTCATCATCAATCTGCCCGGCAGTCCCAAAGGCGCGGTGGAGAGTCTACTGGCGGTGGCGGAGGCGCTGGAGCACGCGGTTCAGTTGTTGAGGGAGGATGGAAATGCCGAGGCGGGACATACGCGGCAAGAGCAGTAG